The following are encoded in a window of Candidatus Microthrix parvicella Bio17-1 genomic DNA:
- a CDS encoding ChbG/HpnK family deacetylase, protein MSELCEAMGRSSTDRLVIFTMDGLGRSHASNEGVYSALRRGLGTSAGLMVPTPWARHAAKRYRGEQVGLLLTLIAESDLYRWGPVTSAPSLLDGDGGFPRTLEDLWDHADLDEVFREAHAQIERAILWGFDVTYLSSHLGAMERRAEFFGVYLELAEEYRLPVRLPSASDQRSLGVPLSSLAAQAGVLSPDHVVAVRGGSARGTIEQALSNLEPGVTELRLRPAVDTPELRALGGDWADRVGDLDVAMDADISVLMQRAGAELIGWAELRRAMGRRSGSSVEAARTGRT, encoded by the coding sequence GTGAGCGAACTCTGCGAGGCGATGGGCCGGTCGAGCACTGACCGGCTGGTTATTTTCACGATGGATGGGCTGGGCCGCAGTCACGCGTCCAACGAGGGGGTCTATTCGGCGCTGCGTCGAGGTCTTGGCACCTCGGCTGGCTTGATGGTGCCGACTCCTTGGGCCCGACACGCAGCGAAGCGTTATCGGGGTGAGCAGGTGGGGCTGCTGCTGACGCTGATCGCCGAGTCCGACCTGTATCGCTGGGGTCCCGTCACCAGCGCGCCGTCGCTGTTGGACGGCGATGGCGGGTTTCCACGGACCTTGGAGGATCTGTGGGATCACGCCGACCTCGACGAGGTGTTCCGAGAGGCTCACGCACAGATCGAACGGGCGATTTTGTGGGGTTTCGACGTGACGTACCTGTCGTCGCACCTGGGAGCGATGGAGCGTCGGGCCGAGTTCTTCGGTGTCTATCTGGAACTGGCCGAGGAGTATCGGTTGCCCGTGCGGCTCCCGTCGGCGTCCGATCAGCGCAGCCTGGGCGTGCCGCTGAGCAGCCTGGCGGCGCAAGCGGGGGTGCTTTCGCCCGACCACGTCGTGGCTGTGCGCGGTGGTTCGGCCCGCGGCACGATCGAGCAGGCGCTGTCGAACCTCGAGCCCGGCGTGACCGAGTTGCGGCTGCGCCCGGCGGTGGACACCCCCGAACTGCGTGCGCTGGGCGGCGACTGGGCCGATCGGGTGGGGGACCTGGATGTGGCCATGGACGCCGATATCTCGGTGTTGATGCAGCGCGCAGGAGCCGAGCTGATCGGCTGGGCGGAGTTGCGCAGGGCGATGGGTCGCCGCTCAGGCTCGTCGGTGGAGGCGGCCCGTACGGGCAGAACCTGA